The following are encoded together in the Blautia obeum ATCC 29174 genome:
- a CDS encoding Na/Pi cotransporter family protein — translation MAVFSMILSLLSGVALFLFGMSLMGDGLKLVAGNKLEAFLYRMTNTPLKGVALGTCVTSVIQSSSATTVMVIGFVNSGMMKLKQAIGIIMGANIGTSITGWILCLSYIQGSGGIASILSTATISAVVAVIGIILRMFCKRSVHKNIGNIMLGFAILMTGMQTMSGAVAPLRESPVFIDMLTMFSNPIAGILVGIAFTAVLQSASATVGVLQALSVTGILTFASAFPIVLGIGVGAACPVLISAIGANKNGKRTALIYLMNDLFGLILWSIIFYTANAIVHFGFMDMIMTPVTIAALNTVFRVATVVVLFPFIPKLEKLVCMLVKNSAEELEDEADFDLLEERLINYPALAIAQCHRAMNGMSKKLRKNVNRAMNLLNDYQQDKYDKVQRKEDLIDKYESRLGEYLIQLTKREMNTAQTTQVSLYLHTINDFERIGDHASYIAHMANEMHDNHTQFSQAAWDELNIVMEAVREEINVTCNAFMKDDKEAAQRVAPLGAVITNLCDELKMHHVERLSKGECGLEEGTVFNDILNSFGRIAAHSASAMTALLKSGDTDADPHIHDSKIYPTDSWEYYTYFNEYRQKYDVIANAEHVLSMEPEEVE, via the coding sequence ATGGCAGTATTTTCAATGATCTTATCTTTGCTCTCAGGAGTAGCATTATTTCTGTTTGGAATGTCTTTGATGGGAGATGGCCTGAAACTTGTAGCAGGTAATAAGCTTGAGGCATTTCTGTACCGTATGACCAATACTCCGCTGAAGGGAGTTGCACTTGGCACTTGTGTTACCAGTGTTATCCAGTCTTCTTCAGCAACTACCGTTATGGTCATCGGTTTTGTTAACTCCGGTATGATGAAACTGAAACAGGCAATCGGTATCATCATGGGAGCAAACATCGGAACCAGCATTACAGGATGGATCCTGTGTCTGTCCTACATTCAGGGTTCCGGTGGTATTGCAAGTATTCTTTCTACTGCAACCATTTCAGCAGTAGTCGCAGTCATTGGTATTATTCTTCGTATGTTCTGCAAAAGATCCGTACATAAGAATATCGGAAACATTATGCTTGGTTTCGCAATTCTGATGACGGGTATGCAGACCATGAGTGGTGCTGTTGCACCGTTGAGAGAAAGCCCGGTCTTTATTGACATGCTGACGATGTTTTCCAATCCGATCGCAGGTATTCTGGTAGGTATTGCTTTCACGGCCGTATTGCAGAGTGCATCTGCGACAGTCGGTGTACTGCAGGCACTTTCCGTAACAGGAATCTTGACATTTGCCAGTGCATTCCCGATCGTCCTTGGTATCGGTGTTGGAGCAGCCTGTCCAGTTCTGATCTCTGCAATCGGAGCTAATAAGAATGGTAAGAGAACTGCACTCATCTATCTGATGAATGACTTATTCGGCCTGATTTTGTGGTCTATCATCTTCTATACCGCAAATGCTATCGTGCATTTCGGATTTATGGATATGATCATGACTCCGGTAACGATCGCAGCACTGAATACCGTGTTCCGTGTAGCTACAGTTGTTGTTCTGTTTCCATTTATTCCGAAGCTTGAAAAACTGGTGTGCATGCTTGTGAAAAACAGTGCAGAGGAATTGGAGGATGAGGCAGACTTCGATCTTCTGGAAGAACGTCTGATCAATTACCCGGCACTTGCAATTGCTCAGTGTCACCGTGCGATGAACGGCATGTCCAAAAAACTTCGCAAGAATGTCAACAGAGCCATGAATCTTCTGAATGATTATCAGCAGGATAAGTACGATAAGGTTCAACGTAAAGAAGATCTGATCGACAAGTATGAGAGCCGTCTGGGAGAATATCTGATTCAGCTTACCAAACGTGAGATGAATACAGCACAAACAACACAGGTTTCTCTGTATCTGCATACGATCAATGACTTTGAGAGAATTGGTGACCATGCTTCTTATATTGCACATATGGCAAATGAAATGCATGATAATCATACACAGTTTTCTCAGGCAGCCTGGGATGAACTGAATATCGTTATGGAGGCAGTTCGAGAGGAGATCAATGTCACCTGTAATGCATTTATGAAAGATGACAAGGAAGCAGCTCAGAGAGTTGCGCCTTTAGGGGCTGTGATCACAAACCTTTGTGATGAGTTAAAAATGCACCATGTAGAACGTCTCAGTAAGGGAGAATGCGGACTTGAGGAAGGAACCGTTTTTAACGATATCCTGAACAGCTTTGGCCGTATTGCAGCGCACAGCGCAAGCGCAATGACCGCACTCTTAAAGAGCGGTGATACAGATGCGGATCCGCATATCCATGATTCCAAGATCTATCCGACAGACAGCTGGGAGTATTACACATATTTCAATGAGTACAGACAGAAGTATGATGTGATTGCTAATGCTGAACATGTTTTAAGCATGGAACCGGAAGAGGTAGAATAA
- a CDS encoding DNA cytosine methyltransferase translates to MENKVIILGAGIGAMTMGFENAGCSVVAAYERDRRAIELYKKNISGEINELDQLGTSNLEDVPDIDILACDFYRDLSIVGRNPKNTTDINNAIQFILDYRKPKIICFFIPRACLKWEKFVQLLGNINNRGYDYKYKQIYTEQATGLPITEKRVYLVAIHRSLGDVFEFPCFDEKKMFSLEEILENKPVEEFYRKVNCNCVNEISTKDTFFCWKQNKYIESDLADTNLIKIPLVRNEKVIRKITHRELARLKNLPDDYQLDTRNKAWMYRQLMYAPNTIIMEQIASEIGNTLKRNILQKSNMMREQTFAELFRRYLIAKCKNIVEEKLCDFKCNVDGKDICFELKIYNSDYAIEKNIKRACERLLRLKGDNLILVIGNVVSKEIKANCFEVYGIHIWDVKNLLWLFEEFSDIKNEFISLLTYSIDDLQLEIPEPQLFEEKQIEKRERTWEERLKNIQPGKEFFKEYEKICTEILKNILGEYLGLWAVQEHSNEELYCFDLCCKIKNGVDQDFFNTIQNYFNTKYIVFEFKNYKEKITQREIYTTEKYLYKKALRSVAIIVSREGASRNALLAAKGCLRENGKLILCLSDKDLNELIHIKEKGEQPTAEFFEAMLDDILIHLEK, encoded by the coding sequence ATGGAGAATAAAGTTATAATATTAGGTGCTGGTATAGGTGCAATGACGATGGGATTTGAAAATGCGGGTTGTAGCGTTGTTGCAGCTTATGAAAGGGATAGAAGGGCAATTGAACTTTATAAGAAAAATATAAGTGGTGAAATAAATGAACTGGATCAATTAGGAACAAGCAATTTGGAAGATGTGCCGGATATAGATATATTAGCATGTGATTTTTATAGAGATTTAAGTATAGTTGGTCGAAACCCCAAAAATACTACAGATATCAATAATGCCATTCAATTTATTTTAGATTATAGAAAGCCAAAAATTATATGCTTTTTTATCCCCCGGGCTTGTTTAAAATGGGAAAAGTTTGTACAGCTGTTAGGGAATATAAATAACAGAGGATATGATTACAAGTATAAACAAATATATACAGAACAGGCAACAGGACTACCGATAACAGAAAAGAGAGTCTATTTGGTGGCAATCCATAGATCATTAGGCGATGTATTTGAATTTCCTTGTTTTGATGAAAAGAAAATGTTTTCTCTAGAAGAAATATTGGAAAATAAGCCTGTAGAAGAATTTTATCGAAAAGTTAATTGTAATTGTGTTAATGAGATAAGCACAAAAGATACATTTTTTTGTTGGAAACAAAATAAATACATAGAATCAGATTTGGCAGATACAAATTTAATAAAGATTCCATTAGTCAGGAATGAAAAAGTAATCAGAAAGATAACTCATAGAGAATTGGCAAGATTGAAGAATCTACCAGATGATTATCAACTTGATACAAGAAATAAAGCGTGGATGTATAGACAGTTGATGTATGCCCCTAATACAATAATCATGGAACAAATAGCAAGTGAAATAGGAAATACATTGAAAAGAAATATTTTACAAAAGTCAAATATGATGAGAGAACAAACATTTGCAGAGTTGTTTAGGAGATATCTTATCGCAAAGTGTAAAAATATAGTAGAAGAAAAATTGTGTGATTTTAAATGTAATGTTGATGGAAAAGATATTTGCTTTGAATTAAAAATTTACAATAGTGATTATGCAATTGAAAAAAATATAAAGCGAGCATGTGAAAGATTATTGCGATTAAAAGGTGATAATTTAATTTTAGTTATAGGAAACGTTGTTTCAAAAGAAATAAAAGCAAATTGTTTTGAAGTATATGGGATACATATTTGGGATGTGAAAAATTTGCTTTGGTTATTTGAAGAATTCTCAGATATAAAAAATGAATTTATATCGTTATTAACATATAGTATAGATGATTTACAATTAGAAATTCCAGAGCCACAATTATTTGAAGAAAAACAAATCGAAAAAAGGGAGAGAACATGGGAAGAACGGTTAAAAAATATACAACCTGGAAAAGAATTTTTTAAGGAATATGAAAAGATTTGTACAGAAATTTTGAAAAATATACTTGGAGAGTATTTGGGCTTATGGGCTGTGCAAGAGCATTCAAATGAAGAGTTATACTGTTTTGACTTATGTTGTAAAATCAAAAATGGAGTGGATCAGGATTTCTTTAACACAATACAAAATTATTTTAATACAAAATATATAGTATTTGAATTCAAAAATTATAAAGAAAAAATAACTCAAAGAGAAATTTATACGACGGAAAAATATTTGTATAAAAAGGCATTAAGAAGTGTAGCAATTATTGTGTCAAGAGAAGGAGCAAGTAGAAATGCACTTTTAGCAGCAAAAGGTTGTTTAAGGGAAAACGGAAAGTTGATTTTATGTTTATCTGATAAAGATTTAAACGAACTGATTCATATAAAGGAAAAAGGCGAACAGCCAACAGCAGAGTTTTTTGAAGCTATGTTAGATGATATACTGATACATTTGGAAAAGTAA
- a CDS encoding S41 family peptidase translates to MKHKEYVTGVVTGVLAAALAAGGLNYVHQNQSGSVLADSAHVEKVEYLEKLIDQEYLGDVDQDKLAEGIYAGLIYGLGDVYSRYYTAEEYAQETATTDGSYVGIGVSIQKNKNGGVQIAECYEGGSGKKAGLIVGDVITAIDDTDVTDMELSEVVSLIKENKDKNIVLTVQREDEETPLQITVEVTDVELPAVFSEMLDDETGYIQITQFTGVAPQQYKDAFVDLKQKGMQKLVVDLRDNPGGLLTSVCEILRDILPEGLIVYTEDKDGNREEETCDGKNELHMPLAVLVNESSASASEIFAGAVQDYGIGKIVGTTTYGKGVVQELRQLRDGSAVKLTVSNYYTPKGNSINKVGIKPDIEVKLASELLNKTEISHEEDNQLQEALKTLQ, encoded by the coding sequence ATGAAGCATAAAGAATACGTGACAGGAGTTGTGACAGGAGTTTTGGCTGCTGCACTTGCAGCAGGTGGGTTAAATTATGTACATCAGAATCAAAGTGGGAGTGTTCTGGCGGACTCAGCGCACGTAGAAAAAGTAGAATATCTGGAGAAACTGATCGATCAGGAATATCTGGGGGATGTTGATCAAGATAAACTGGCAGAGGGAATTTATGCAGGACTGATTTATGGCCTGGGAGATGTGTATTCCAGATATTATACAGCGGAGGAATATGCGCAGGAGACCGCAACAACAGATGGCTCTTATGTAGGAATAGGGGTATCTATCCAGAAAAATAAAAACGGTGGCGTACAGATTGCAGAGTGCTACGAGGGCGGTTCAGGTAAGAAAGCCGGACTGATCGTAGGAGATGTGATCACTGCGATTGACGATACCGATGTTACGGATATGGAACTCTCTGAGGTAGTCAGCCTGATCAAAGAAAATAAAGACAAAAACATTGTTCTGACCGTCCAGAGGGAAGATGAGGAGACACCTCTTCAGATCACTGTAGAAGTAACAGATGTGGAACTTCCAGCCGTATTCAGTGAAATGCTGGATGATGAGACCGGATATATCCAGATCACGCAGTTCACAGGCGTTGCACCACAGCAGTATAAAGATGCTTTTGTGGATCTAAAACAGAAAGGAATGCAGAAACTGGTAGTAGATCTTCGTGATAATCCAGGTGGACTTCTGACGTCAGTATGTGAGATATTGCGGGATATTCTTCCAGAAGGACTGATTGTTTATACTGAGGATAAGGATGGAAATCGGGAAGAAGAGACTTGTGATGGCAAAAATGAACTCCATATGCCATTGGCTGTTCTTGTCAATGAGAGCAGTGCCAGTGCTTCGGAAATTTTTGCCGGTGCGGTCCAGGATTATGGGATCGGAAAGATTGTCGGAACAACAACTTATGGAAAAGGCGTTGTGCAGGAGCTGAGACAGCTTCGTGATGGAAGCGCAGTGAAACTTACTGTTTCAAACTATTATACACCAAAAGGAAATTCTATTAATAAAGTAGGAATCAAGCCGGATATCGAGGTCAAACTTGCATCAGAACTGTTGAATAAGACGGAAATCAGTCATGAGGAGGATAACCAGCTGCAGGAGGCTTTAAAAACGCTGCAATAG
- a CDS encoding pyridoxal phosphate-dependent aminotransferase, whose translation MQFSKRLDRFGEEIFAALNNRRMELEAQGMKIYNMSVGTPDFKTPEHIKKALAAAAMDDNNWKYSLRDLPELLEAVCTYYKKRFDVNLTPDMVMTVYGSQEGMGHLGMALCDEGDVVLLPDPCYPVFAAGSLMAGAVPYYYPLVAEHDFLPYVKDIPEEVAKKAKYMVVSLPSNPVGSIATPGLYEEIIAFAKKYDILIIHDNAYSDIIFDGAHGGSFLATEGAKEIGVEFFSLSKSFNVTGARISFLVGRPDVIAALRKLRSQIDFGMFLPIQKAAIAALNGPLESVQEQCRMYQERRDALCNGLREIGWDLPNGKGTMFVWARIPGGRTDSMAFCMELMEKAGVIVTPGASFGPHGEGYVRFALVLPPEKIREVVEAIRKSGI comes from the coding sequence ATGCAGTTTTCCAAAAGATTAGACAGATTTGGAGAAGAAATCTTTGCAGCCTTGAATAACAGACGTATGGAACTGGAAGCACAGGGCATGAAAATTTATAATATGAGTGTGGGAACTCCGGATTTTAAGACACCGGAGCACATTAAGAAGGCACTTGCTGCTGCGGCAATGGATGACAATAACTGGAAGTACAGTCTTCGTGATCTGCCAGAACTTCTGGAAGCAGTATGTACTTATTATAAGAAACGTTTTGATGTGAATCTGACACCGGATATGGTTATGACTGTTTACGGCAGTCAGGAAGGTATGGGACATCTTGGAATGGCACTTTGCGATGAGGGAGATGTTGTTCTTCTTCCAGATCCATGTTATCCGGTATTTGCAGCAGGCAGTCTGATGGCAGGCGCAGTGCCATACTATTATCCGCTGGTGGCAGAACACGACTTTCTTCCATATGTAAAGGATATTCCGGAAGAAGTTGCAAAGAAAGCAAAATACATGGTAGTTTCTCTGCCCTCCAATCCGGTAGGAAGCATTGCAACACCGGGATTATATGAAGAAATCATTGCCTTTGCGAAGAAATATGATATTTTGATCATTCATGACAACGCATATAGTGATATCATCTTTGACGGAGCACATGGCGGAAGTTTCCTTGCAACAGAAGGAGCGAAAGAAATCGGCGTGGAATTTTTCAGCCTTTCGAAATCCTTCAATGTGACAGGAGCAAGAATCAGTTTTCTGGTTGGGCGTCCAGATGTGATCGCGGCACTTCGCAAGCTGAGAAGCCAGATCGATTTTGGAATGTTTCTGCCAATTCAGAAGGCAGCGATCGCAGCATTGAATGGCCCACTGGAAAGTGTGCAGGAGCAGTGCAGAATGTATCAGGAAAGAAGAGATGCACTCTGTAATGGCCTTCGTGAAATCGGATGGGACCTTCCGAATGGCAAGGGAACGATGTTCGTATGGGCAAGAATCCCGGGAGGACGTACAGACAGTATGGCATTCTGCATGGAACTGATGGAAAAAGCCGGTGTTATTGTGACTCCTGGTGCAAGCTTTGGACCGCATGGTGAAGGATATGTACGTTTCGCTCTCGTCCTGCCACCGGAAAAAATCCGCGAAGTTGTAGAAGCTATCCGTAAAAGCGGAATCTGA
- a CDS encoding fibronectin type III domain-containing protein encodes MNNTDKYKRDFARVLTLLMLLAALFVTDIPVSADTTDSATVSSISAVTEKAEIKASSNTALKISWEKCPLAQGYVIYRRESTRKAFRRIKKVSASRTSYIDKRLTSSKPYQYAVRAIRKENGRYVYSRYLMVTGATRPATVKTTIKAASSSTMKVTWKKSSRADGYRIYRRPAAGKWVLVADVAKNLTSYTDTGLNASTKYVYTVRPYKKGGNVKYMSAVKLSNKASTPAAPKVTPSGDISNSSVISNTRFTAAQKDVMKKILYAVETGGQVYGNQKYGDFTEAFTNSSTEYAITIGAGQWYGTEAQRLLKLIHATMGADEWNKIDTGNHYVWTAVCNEDWTKYRIPKSSWRARVIVKLLQTDAGIKCQDQLMYQQIDGYEAEVRKLGVSDPQAVGMFINIRHQGGYGAVTRVLGKTAKPVNLINVYRALATDSGGQVGTYKTRQAKVYQWLLTYMK; translated from the coding sequence ATGAATAACACAGACAAGTACAAAAGAGACTTTGCCAGAGTCCTGACACTTCTTATGCTACTGGCTGCATTATTTGTAACAGACATTCCGGTAAGTGCAGATACGACAGACAGTGCCACTGTTTCAAGCATCAGTGCAGTTACCGAGAAGGCAGAGATAAAAGCTTCCAGCAATACAGCACTTAAGATCAGCTGGGAGAAATGCCCGCTTGCACAGGGATATGTGATCTACAGAAGAGAATCTACAAGAAAAGCATTCAGAAGAATAAAGAAAGTCAGCGCCAGCAGGACAAGCTATATTGATAAAAGACTGACCTCAAGCAAACCGTATCAGTATGCAGTGCGTGCGATACGTAAGGAAAATGGGAGATATGTATACAGCAGATATCTTATGGTAACAGGTGCTACACGTCCTGCAACCGTGAAGACAACGATCAAGGCAGCTTCCAGTTCAACGATGAAAGTGACATGGAAGAAGAGCTCGAGAGCAGATGGTTACCGTATTTACAGAAGACCTGCTGCCGGAAAATGGGTTCTGGTTGCTGATGTGGCCAAAAATCTGACTTCATATACAGATACAGGCTTGAATGCAAGTACGAAATATGTGTATACAGTACGCCCATATAAAAAAGGCGGTAATGTAAAATATATGTCAGCCGTGAAGCTGAGTAATAAAGCATCAACGCCAGCGGCACCCAAGGTTACGCCGTCAGGCGACATATCAAACAGTAGTGTTATATCAAATACCAGGTTTACTGCAGCACAGAAGGATGTCATGAAAAAAATCCTCTATGCGGTGGAAACAGGTGGACAGGTTTATGGAAATCAGAAATATGGTGATTTCACAGAGGCTTTTACAAACAGCAGTACAGAGTACGCGATCACAATTGGTGCAGGTCAGTGGTATGGTACAGAAGCACAGCGTCTTCTGAAACTGATTCATGCAACGATGGGAGCGGACGAGTGGAATAAGATCGATACAGGAAATCATTATGTATGGACAGCTGTATGTAATGAAGACTGGACAAAATATCGAATTCCCAAAAGCTCCTGGAGAGCAAGAGTTATTGTAAAACTGCTTCAGACAGATGCTGGAATCAAATGTCAGGACCAGCTGATGTATCAGCAGATCGACGGATATGAAGCAGAAGTACGGAAACTTGGTGTATCGGATCCACAGGCTGTAGGGATGTTTATCAACATCCGTCATCAAGGTGGATACGGAGCTGTTACGCGAGTCCTTGGAAAAACTGCAAAGCCGGTTAATCTGATCAATGTGTACAGAGCACTTGCCACAGATTCCGGTGGACAGGTAGGTACATATAAGACAAGGCAGGCAAAAGTATATCAGTGGCTGCTGACATACATGAAATAA
- the uvrB gene encoding excinuclease ABC subunit UvrB gives MDHFELHSEYKPTGDQPQAIEKLVKGFKEGNQFETLLGVTGSGKTFTMANVIAQLNKPTLVLAHNKTLAAQLYGEMKEFFPENAVEYFVSYYDYYQPEAYVPSTDTYIAKDASTNDEIDKLRLSATAALCERKDVIVVSSVSCIYGLGAPEEFFDMMISLRPGMEKDRDEVIKELIDIQYNRNEMDFHRGTFRVRGDVLEIFPANYSDRAIRVEFFGDEIDRITEVDVLTGEIHNELKHAAIFPASHYVVPQSQIQKAADAILEEMKEQVSYFKSEDKLIEAQRIAERTNFDVEMMKETGFCSGIENYSRHLTGLAPGQPPYTLMDYFKDDFLLIIDESHKTVSQVGGMYAGDQSRKQTLVDYGFRLPSAKDNRPLSFTEFENKLDQVMFVSATPGQYEAEHELLRAEQIIRPTGLLDPKVEVRPVEGQIDDLISEVNKEVDKGHKILITTLTKRMAEDLTDYMKDVGIRVRYLHSDIDTLERAEIIRDMRLDVFDVLVGINLLREGLDIPEITLVAILDADKEGFLRSEVSLIQTIGRAARNSEGHVIMYADVMTDSMRKAIQETERRRTIQEAYNKEHGITPTTIKKAVRDLITVSKAVAETEDKLKKEPESMTRKELTKLIGQVEKQMRAAAADLNFEQAAELRDKMIELKKSLDEMDE, from the coding sequence ATGGATCATTTTGAATTACATTCCGAATACAAACCAACCGGTGACCAGCCCCAGGCAATCGAAAAACTGGTCAAAGGCTTTAAAGAAGGCAACCAGTTCGAGACTTTGCTGGGTGTCACAGGTTCCGGTAAGACCTTCACCATGGCGAACGTCATCGCCCAGTTAAACAAGCCAACTTTGGTACTTGCGCACAATAAAACACTGGCAGCACAGCTCTACGGTGAGATGAAGGAATTCTTCCCTGAGAACGCAGTGGAATACTTTGTTTCCTATTATGATTATTACCAGCCAGAGGCATATGTTCCATCTACGGATACTTATATAGCAAAAGATGCTTCCACGAACGATGAAATCGATAAACTCCGTCTTTCTGCAACAGCGGCTCTCTGTGAACGGAAAGATGTTATTGTGGTTTCCTCTGTATCCTGTATCTATGGTCTGGGTGCACCGGAAGAATTCTTTGATATGATGATCTCACTTCGTCCGGGAATGGAGAAAGACAGGGATGAGGTAATCAAAGAACTGATCGATATTCAGTATAACCGTAATGAAATGGATTTCCATCGTGGTACGTTCCGGGTACGTGGAGATGTGCTGGAAATCTTCCCGGCCAACTATTCTGACCGGGCAATTCGTGTGGAATTCTTTGGAGATGAGATTGATCGAATTACAGAAGTAGATGTGTTGACCGGTGAGATTCACAATGAACTGAAACATGCGGCGATTTTTCCGGCATCTCATTACGTTGTACCACAGAGCCAGATCCAGAAGGCTGCAGACGCAATCCTTGAAGAAATGAAAGAACAGGTTTCTTATTTTAAAAGTGAAGATAAGTTGATCGAAGCACAGCGAATTGCCGAGAGAACCAATTTTGATGTAGAAATGATGAAAGAGACGGGATTCTGCTCTGGAATTGAGAACTACTCCAGACATCTGACAGGACTTGCTCCGGGGCAGCCACCATATACTCTGATGGACTACTTTAAAGATGACTTCCTTCTTATTATAGATGAGTCTCATAAGACTGTATCACAGGTTGGAGGAATGTATGCAGGTGACCAGAGCCGTAAGCAGACACTGGTAGATTATGGCTTCCGCCTGCCGTCAGCGAAGGATAACCGGCCATTGAGCTTTACGGAATTTGAAAATAAACTCGATCAGGTTATGTTTGTTTCTGCGACACCAGGACAGTATGAAGCAGAACATGAACTTCTTCGTGCAGAACAGATTATTCGTCCGACTGGGCTTCTGGATCCGAAAGTAGAAGTTCGTCCGGTGGAAGGACAGATTGATGATCTGATCAGTGAAGTAAATAAAGAAGTCGATAAAGGTCACAAGATTTTGATCACAACTTTGACAAAACGAATGGCAGAAGATCTGACCGATTACATGAAAGATGTCGGCATCCGTGTTCGTTATCTGCATTCGGATATTGATACTTTGGAACGTGCAGAAATCATTCGTGACATGCGTCTGGATGTCTTTGATGTGCTGGTTGGTATCAATCTTTTGCGAGAAGGACTGGATATTCCGGAGATTACACTGGTTGCAATTCTTGATGCGGATAAAGAAGGATTCCTGCGTTCAGAAGTTTCTCTGATCCAGACGATTGGACGTGCGGCCCGTAACAGTGAGGGGCATGTTATCATGTATGCAGATGTCATGACAGATTCCATGCGAAAAGCCATTCAGGAGACAGAACGAAGAAGAACGATTCAGGAGGCTTACAATAAAGAACATGGAATCACGCCGACTACGATCAAGAAAGCAGTTCGTGATCTGATCACGGTTTCCAAGGCAGTCGCCGAGACGGAAGACAAGCTTAAGAAAGAGCCGGAGTCCATGACAAGAAAAGAACTGACGAAGCTGATAGGTCAGGTGGAGAAACAGATGCGTGCAGCAGCAGCAGATCTCAACTTTGAGCAGGCGGCAGAGTTGCGTGACAAGATGATCGAATTGAAGAAAAGCCTCGATGAAATGGATGAATAG
- a CDS encoding AAA family ATPase, with the protein MLVKVSVENFKSFDKAAELTMISSNKIRTNANHRLKIKSTQLLKYAVVYGANASGKTNLALFFKFFKDSVCNGIPIEATQMFCKNRQENKERESSFEIQITVDDKFYAYGFSAVLSRRKVTGEWLYELYQNGSAKCLFEREGSKRPVLNDGITLTNTEKNKFETYADDFEGNETSLFLTEMNRGKKYSTRSKLLFFRDVYDWIQNHISIITPDTPLIDLEYYYDDNSLKLINKLIKTFDTGISQVKIEEITLDELSNALPKSVFDKMIQHVKNRMEEQEEPSFRMTMRSKETFFNIEVEGHSEPKVTTIRLHHNKSFYEFGFDEESDGTRRLFDLMDMLLNKRDDVLYVVDELERSLHPKLTERFLQLFMQLHDEQRMQLLFTTHESSIMDQAIFRRDEIWFVERNAENASSIYSLDRFKERYDKVLSKAYLEGRYGAIPVFSTFDFARATSQTDVLAQTPDDCRDSAESISVPREEE; encoded by the coding sequence ATGTTAGTAAAAGTAAGTGTTGAAAATTTTAAATCTTTTGATAAAGCAGCAGAGCTGACAATGATTTCCTCAAATAAAATACGAACAAATGCAAATCACAGGTTAAAGATAAAAAGTACCCAGTTATTAAAATATGCAGTAGTTTATGGAGCAAATGCATCTGGAAAGACCAATCTGGCATTGTTCTTTAAATTTTTTAAAGATAGTGTCTGTAATGGTATTCCGATAGAAGCTACACAGATGTTTTGTAAGAATCGGCAGGAGAATAAGGAACGAGAAAGTAGTTTTGAAATTCAGATTACTGTAGATGACAAATTTTATGCCTATGGTTTTTCCGCAGTTTTAAGCAGACGAAAAGTAACCGGAGAATGGTTATATGAATTATATCAGAATGGTTCAGCAAAATGTCTCTTTGAACGAGAAGGAAGTAAACGTCCGGTGTTAAATGATGGTATTACGCTGACAAACACAGAAAAAAATAAATTTGAAACCTATGCAGATGATTTTGAAGGAAATGAAACATCTTTGTTCCTGACAGAAATGAATCGTGGAAAAAAATATAGCACACGATCTAAATTATTGTTTTTCCGGGATGTATATGATTGGATTCAGAATCATATTTCGATTATCACACCGGATACGCCATTGATTGATTTGGAATATTATTATGATGATAATTCGCTGAAGCTGATTAACAAATTGATCAAAACATTTGATACGGGAATCAGCCAGGTGAAAATTGAAGAAATTACATTGGATGAGTTATCAAATGCATTGCCGAAATCAGTATTTGATAAGATGATACAGCATGTAAAAAATAGAATGGAAGAGCAGGAAGAACCATCATTCAGAATGACGATGAGGTCGAAGGAAACTTTCTTTAATATCGAAGTTGAAGGACATTCTGAACCGAAGGTCACAACAATCCGGTTGCATCATAATAAATCGTTTTATGAGTTTGGCTTTGATGAAGAATCAGATGGAACAAGAAGATTATTCGATTTGATGGATATGCTGTTGAATAAACGAGATGATGTTCTTTATGTTGTGGATGAATTGGAGAGAAGTTTACATCCGAAGTTGACAGAACGATTTTTGCAATTGTTTATGCAGCTACATGATGAGCAGCGTATGCAGCTATTGTTCACTACACATGAATCATCCATTATGGATCAGGCTATTTTTAGAAGGGATGAAATCTGGTTTGTAGAACGTAACGCAGAAAATGCAAGCTCTATTTATTCCTTAGATCGTTTCAAGGAGAGGTATGATAAAGTGTTGAGCAAGGCATATTTGGAAGGAAGATATGGTGCGATACCGGTATTTTCAACATTCGATTTTGCGCGAGCAACGAGTCAGACGGATGTGCTTGCACAGACACCTGACGACTGCCGCGACAGTGCAGAAAGTATTTCTGTACCGAGAGAGGAGGAGTAG